GACTCGGTCGCATAGTATAAAATATGGAAGTCGACGATCGCAATTTTGGGTCGGAGCAGCGCTTTTTATCAATCCCACGTATGAGTCCTATCCAATTCACATTAAAACAGAATTAATTACATAGTTCAGCATCCTAAAAGTAAAACGAGAAAAAATATGTTCTAGATATACGATAAAaatcttctttttttttttgaatgacATGTGTTGTGTTCTTGAGCCGGTAAATTTAGTATCATGATCGAATGAATCTACATTTACATCTCTTCATAATATATTATGCTTATGCGGAATGATCCCGACTAGTTCCATCCCTCCGACAGGTACTGGAAGGGGACACTGCTGTGGTAGTCGGTTACGGAAGGCAGCTAGATGACAATTATGAACACTTTACCGCTCAAGAGACACCATCGTCGGCCACCATCCTAGCGTCTCGCGATTTCTACAAAGAACTTCGTCTTCGTGGTTACCAATACAGACAATTGTTCCGATCTGTGCTGGAAGCTCGTAGTGACGGATCGGTGGCCAAAATTCAGTGGAACGGCAATTGGGTGGCATTCCTGGACTCTATGATTCAGGTTGGTGTCATAGGCATTGATACGCGACTTCTGATGGTACCGACAATGATCGAAAGTGTTACGATATGCCCTAAATATCACCTTTCGTTGATATCCCGAAACACCGAGGATCGCGATTATTTTATCTCTTCCACCTGTCGTTTGACGAATGTGATCACTAGCGGTGGTGTTCGGATATCGAGACCTCGGGCCCATATTGTCAACAGACGCAATCCACCAGGAATACCTATTCTGGAGGCCTACCGTTTCGTTCCTTACATATCTGCGGAGAAAGTTTCTGCTTTGGAAGCTGTAAGAATGTGTGTGCAGTTAGCGGTTGAGAATGCTCCAAGCCTGTCAATGTTGGCTACGGAATTATATCAAGACGGTTCTGCACCGTTTCTTCCCCTTTTCGCGGAAGCTATGGCAGGTATACCATTGATTCAACCAACGCTGACACTGCTGAGCAGTGCGGAAATGGAGATACCCAATGTAACGgtgaaaaatgaaaagttaGGTGGACAAACCAATTTGCAGTTTCTCATCAGCCACGATCAGTTAGATAATGCGGACTTCCTTAAAGATGCTTTGACGAGTTTGGCTGTGACGGGATACCTTGTGATTAGAAGCAAATGTGAAACTCTTAAGTTACCACCACAATTGATTAAAATTGCCAGTTTCGAAATAGATGAAGATCAAACCATTTTCGTACTACAGCAGACGTCAAGCGTGGTTAAAGAATCTCCAGCGGTGATTCGCGTAAAGTCTGACGATACTTCCTTCAACTGGCTTCAGGAGTTGAAGGACGCCATTAAGATCAGACCAGTTCTTGTGTATTCTCAGAACGACCCTTCTTCCGGAATCATTGGTCTAGTGAACTGTATCAGAAAAGAACTCAAACCACACAGCATCATATGTGTGTTGATAGACGATCCGAGTGCTCCACCTTTTGATCTGAGCCATCCCTTCTACAAACAGCAGATCTGTCTGAATCTAGCGATCAATGTGTATCGAAACGGGGCTTGGGGAAGTCAGCGACACGCACTTCTAGATCTTCAACCACGAACGGTACCCGTTAGCAACCACTGTTACGCCAACTGCATGAACCGAAGTGACCTGTCATCTATGGCCTGGTTCACAGGTGCCATGAACGCTTCTCCAGTTAAAGGTGAACTGGTCCGGGTTGTGTACAGTGCCCTGAACTTCCGGGATGTAATGCTAGCGACTGGCCGGATTACCTCCGATGCATTCAACGTTAATCGACTGGAGCTGGAGTGCCTGCTGGGTAATGAGTACTCGGGAGTTACAGTTAACGGTCGACGAGTGATGGGTGTTGTGCCTTGCGGAGCGATGTCGACGCTGATAGAATGTGACCCTCAGATGACATGGACTATTCCCGATCACTGGAGTTTGGAGGATGCGGCGACGGTTCCGCTTGTGTACGGTACAGTGTACACGGCACTCTTCATCTCCAGCCATATCCGGGCAGGAAAGTCGATACTGATCCATGCCGGAAGTGGAGGCGTAGGACTCGCAGCTATTCAGGTGTGTCTAGCGAATGGTCTGGAGGTGTTTACGACGGTTAGCACCGCTGAGAAAAAGCAGTTTCTTCTTGAAAGATATCCCCGGCTAATAGCGGAAAATATCGGCAATTCTAGAGACACTTCGTTCGAGCAAATGGTTAAACTGAGGACGAACGGGAAGGGCGTCGATTACGTTCTGAATTCATTGGCCGAGGAAAAACTCCAAGCTTCCGTTAGATGTTTAGGAAGGAACGGGCACTTCTTGGAAATCGGAAAGTATGACATGACGAAGGACTCGAAACTGGCGATGAGTTTGTTCCAGAAGGGGCTAACATTCACGGCAGTTATGCTGGACGGCCTGTTCAAAGGGTCCGAGCAAGAGAAACAGGTAGTTAATCGAGATCTCATCCAGAGTTTTATTTCAAACCTTCCATTTCAGAAAATCAAGGAATTATTGACGGAAGGCATCATCAGTGGAGTAATCCAGCCATTAAACACAACCGTTTATCCGGCAGTTGAGATAGAAAAAGCTTTTCGTTTCTTGGCTAGTGGGAAACACATGGGTAAGGTCCTACTGCGCATACGAGAGGACGATTATGATGAGCAGACCTTACCGATACCTTGCGCGCCTAGACTGTATTGCAATCCGGTCTGTACTTATCTGATAGTTGGTGGTCTTGGAGGTTTCGGTTTGGAGTTAGCTGATTGGCTGGTACTCCGCGGCTGTCGTAAGTTGGTACTGAGCTCCAGTCGTGGTATAACCAAGCCCTATCAGGAATACAGGATAAGGTAGAGCTTCGCCTAGTTAACCTAGAATGAATGTTTTTCggttaatttgattattttttgcagGGTATGGCACAGCTATGGAGTTCAAACCATTGTGAGTACAGATGACGTTTGTTCGTTGGAAGGTTGTCGCAAGCTAATACAAGTTGCTTCGGAGCTGGGTCCTGTGGCAGCCATATTTAATCTGGCCGTTCAGCTGCGTGATTGTTTGTTGGAAAATCAGACGGTCGAAAAATTCGTAGAATGTTTTGCTCCGAAGGCATACGCCACTCAGTTTCTGGACGAGGTGAGTCGGCAGCTCTGTCCCAAGCTGAattattttgtagtgttttcGAGTGTTTCATGTGGACGGGGAAACGCCGGACAGTGCAACTACGGAATGGCAAATTCTGTCATGGAAAGAATCGTGGAGAAACGAATGGCAGATGGCTTTCCCGGGAAAGCCATTCAGTGGGGTGCTATAGGAGATGTTGGCATCGTGGCGGACATGGCAGAAGATAAGCTTGATATGGAAATAGGAGGAACATTGCAGCAACGGATCACCTCCTGCCTGCAGGAGTTGGATCGTCTTTTGGAATGTAAGGATCCTGTTGTTGCCAGCATGGTTGTAGCGGAGAAGCGTCTTGGAGGAGGCAGTCGTAATCTAATCGAAGCGGTTATGAACATTATGAGTATTCGTGATCTGAAATCGGTGTCTATGGAAAGCACCCTGGCGGATATTGGAATGGACTCATTGATGGCTGTTGAAATAAAGCAGGTACTGGAACGAGACTTCGATTTGGTGCTTTCACCGCAAGAATTGCGAACCTTAACGTTCATGAAGCTTCAAAAGATGGCAGATGAAAAGAATACCGTCAATGAAGGTTTTGAAAAGAAATTTGTCATTGGTATGGACATGTTGCTTAGGAATTTTGGCGATGAGGAGTATAGTGGCGAAACAGTTCTCCAGGTATTATCCAACTCGACGGTAGGTCGTCCGATTTTGCTCATTCCTGGAATGGAAGGAGTTGCTGGGAATGTATTACGCACTCTGGCATCAAGACTGAACGCTCCAGTGTATATTTTGCAAACACTGAATACCGCCGAACTGAATAGTATACCAGCGATCGTTGATCACATAATGGATGAATTAGACGAGAAACTGTTCAACGGTGCCAACGACTATCTCATCGTAGCGTATTCGTTTGGGTCATTCATTGCCCTTGAGATAGCTGGAAGATTGGAAAGTAGAAATTTGCCAGGGAAGCTAATATTGATAGACGGTGCGCCTAAATTCCTCACTAAACTTTCCCATCTGTTATTAGGAGAGAATCCTCCGGACGAGTTGATTCAAAAATCTTTGATTGCAGCCATTATTTCGGTTGTGTTTCCCAATCAACCAGCTATGCAGGTGTTCTCTATTTTGGAAGTTCCAACGTTCCAGGAACAAATCGAAAAGCTGATAGAAGTCgggaaagaaaataaaatttattcacCTGAATATATTCGCAAGGTTACAACTCTAGTGTACAATCGTCTCAAGATGGTGTTTATTAAGCCAGAGGAGAAGGAAAAATGGCTGCAAGTTCCTATTGTGCTGATACGTCCGTCCGAGGTCTCTACGGTGGATATTGAGGAAGATTACGGGCTAGAGAGCTGCACAACTGAGCcagtaacattgaaaattgtcgaAGGAAGCCACATGACAATGTTGGAGAGCGAAGTTTTAA
This sequence is a window from Topomyia yanbarensis strain Yona2022 unplaced genomic scaffold, ASM3024719v1 HiC_scaffold_5, whole genome shotgun sequence. Protein-coding genes within it:
- the LOC131695729 gene encoding fatty acid synthase-like translates to MATAGIGSVKLDECVVLSGISGRFPQSNNLRELASNLYRKCDMVDDKPTRWVHTMSELPPRIGKVNNLEKFDGEFFGYDRNYYHVMDPQLRLLLEHVHEAILDAGVNPETIRGSRTGVFVGVCFSETESKMIFQACPPKGYALLGCAKSQLANRISYVFDFHGPSLIVDTACSSSMYALDIARRSILAGQCDSAIVAGCNLCLHPYISYQFNLLGVLARSGVCRPFDEKASGYTRAEAVCAVLLQKAPDAKRIYAHVLHSKTNCDGFKSEGITYPSGAMQGQLMKELYQELAINPADISYIEAHSTGTVVGDPEECLAIDKLFCTNRDRPLPIGSIKSNIGHSEATAGIASIAKGIITLENGMIPPNINISTPRQDISALAEGRLQVVTDPQPLEGSLIALNSFGFGGANAHALIRSHMKHKIHHGVPQDDLPRLVVWSGRTKEAIDVMFDDISQRALDAEFISLLYNIQSHHIPGHRYRGFGIFSKQETESVKLELFERTRIKLDSLPLVLMFTGINTYWREDLETFRLFPEVQATVGKCSSVLNELGYDLFQRTDSKIDLLQLMVGSTVLQLAYVDLLNAIGVKYAAYGGYSVGQLTCAYLDQCLSLEQVIKLVHSHGTIFAEYNTKINFNAFLELGAKRPAPPLSFDAFIQNQILSRFGVVGGPLNPICAVVDQLKSRGLVAELLPFISLLYSKDSAGEISEKLKKGYWGAVNIPVTASSKWFNANSTAMFGSTSTHDSIAIVELLEKIPEHCLLLEAFSKRSIDPVLVSLKRNSKCVPVDYKMTSFVMRFLSALGHLYLSKQDLSLLKLYPPVEFPVSRATPMIAPLIRWDHRDSWTVIRYEWNASKASNIMQFKVSLSDAIFSYVTGHCIDGRVLFPATGYLSLVWELLTYLGQREMTDCPVQFDNVEFLRATSIAQTQSVTLTVSLQRATGRFEVLEGDTAVVVGYGRQLDDNYEHFTAQETPSSATILASRDFYKELRLRGYQYRQLFRSVLEARSDGSVAKIQWNGNWVAFLDSMIQVGVIGIDTRLLMVPTMIESVTICPKYHLSLISRNTEDRDYFISSTCRLTNVITSGGVRISRPRAHIVNRRNPPGIPILEAYRFVPYISAEKVSALEAVRMCVQLAVENAPSLSMLATELYQDGSAPFLPLFAEAMAGIPLIQPTLTLLSSAEMEIPNVTVKNEKLGGQTNLQFLISHDQLDNADFLKDALTSLAVTGYLVIRSKCETLKLPPQLIKIASFEIDEDQTIFVLQQTSSVVKESPAVIRVKSDDTSFNWLQELKDAIKIRPVLVYSQNDPSSGIIGLVNCIRKELKPHSIICVLIDDPSAPPFDLSHPFYKQQICLNLAINVYRNGAWGSQRHALLDLQPRTVPVSNHCYANCMNRSDLSSMAWFTGAMNASPVKGELVRVVYSALNFRDVMLATGRITSDAFNVNRLELECLLGNEYSGVTVNGRRVMGVVPCGAMSTLIECDPQMTWTIPDHWSLEDAATVPLVYGTVYTALFISSHIRAGKSILIHAGSGGVGLAAIQVCLANGLEVFTTVSTAEKKQFLLERYPRLIAENIGNSRDTSFEQMVKLRTNGKGVDYVLNSLAEEKLQASVRCLGRNGHFLEIGKYDMTKDSKLAMSLFQKGLTFTAVMLDGLFKGSEQEKQKIKELLTEGIISGVIQPLNTTVYPAVEIEKAFRFLASGKHMGKVLLRIREDDYDEQTLPIPCAPRLYCNPVCTYLIVGGLGGFGLELADWLVLRGCRKLVLSSSRGITKPYQEYRIRVWHSYGVQTIVSTDDVCSLEGCRKLIQVASELGPVAAIFNLAVQLRDCLLENQTVEKFVECFAPKAYATQFLDEVSRQLCPKLNYFVVFSSVSCGRGNAGQCNYGMANSVMERIVEKRMADGFPGKAIQWGAIGDVGIVADMAEDKLDMEIGGTLQQRITSCLQELDRLLECKDPVVASMVVAEKRLGGGSRNLIEAVMNIMSIRDLKSVSMESTLADIGMDSLMAVEIKQVLERDFDLVLSPQELRTLTFMKLQKMADEKNTVNEGFEKKFVIGMDMLLRNFGDEEYSGETVLQVLSNSTVGRPILLIPGMEGVAGNVLRTLASRLNAPVYILQTLNTAELNSIPAIVDHIMDELDEKLFNGANDYLIVAYSFGSFIALEIAGRLESRNLPGKLILIDGAPKFLTKLSHLLLGENPPDELIQKSLIAAIISVVFPNQPAMQVFSILEVPTFQEQIEKLIEVGKENKIYSPEYIRKVTTLVYNRLKMVFIKPEEKEKWLQVPIVLIRPSEVSTVDIEEDYGLESCTTEPVTLKIVEGSHMTMLESEVLIEIINSELA